A window from Acropora palmata chromosome 14, jaAcrPala1.3, whole genome shotgun sequence encodes these proteins:
- the LOC141865563 gene encoding zinc finger MYM-type protein 2-like, with protein MASRFADINSVEQFIEDQENENTRKKTQQNVALLEEFLTLRNESRLIEEIAPKELNAYIAEFIITVRKKDGKEDYEPSSLRSLMASFERYLKKKNYRFSIMKDAEFEQARKALQSKQKDLKQKGKGNKPNASVALTEEEIKLLYDKELLGTSTPEALLNTIWFNNTIHFGLRGCKEHRNMCWGDVQLRQTTNGEEFLEYSERQTKTRTGENPRDVRQIKPKMFSVPGSEKDPVAAYQLYAKKRPREMNDSDAPFYLAINNCTKQESSKPWFKKSAVGQNKLNSLMRKMAEKARLGPNVTNHSGRKTMI; from the coding sequence ATGGCTTCAAGGTTTGCAGACATTAATTCAGTGGAACAATTTATCGAGgaccaagaaaatgaaaatacaagaaagaaaactcaacAGAATGTTGCTTTACTTGAGGAATTTCTGACGCTGAGGAACGAGTCAAGACTTATAGAAGAAATTGCCCCGAAGGAGCTGAATGCGTACATCGCTGAATTTATCATTACGGTTCGAAAGAAAGACGGCAAGGAAGACTATGAACCCAGCTCCCTACGTTCTTTGATGGCCAGTTTTGAACGGTAtttaaagaagaagaattacCGATTCAGCATTATGAAAGACGCCGAGTTTGAACAGGCACGCAAAGCTctacaatcaaaacaaaaggatcTCAAACAGAAAGGAAAAGGCAATAAACCTAACGCTTCAGTTGCTCTCACAGAAGAGGAAATAAAACTACTCTATGACAAAGAACTGTTAGGAACGTCGACTCCTGAGGCTCTGCTGAATACAATTTGGTTCAACAACACGATCCACTTCGGTCTTCGTGGGTGTAAGGAACACCGAAATATGTGTTGGGGCGACGTGCAACTACGCCAAACTACAAATGGAGAGGAATTTTTAGAGTATTCGGAGAGACAAACTAAGACTCGAACTGGCGAAAACCCCCGAGATGTTAGACAAATTAAACCGAAAATGTTTTCGGTTCCTGGAAGTGAAAAAGATCCCGTTGCTGCCTACCAATTATACGCAAAGAAACGACCAAGAGAAATGAACGACAGCGACGCTCCATTTTACCTCGCTATAAACAACTGCACAAAACAAGAATCTTCCAAACCTTGGTTCAAAAAGTCGGCTGTTGGCCAGAACAAACTTAACTCATTAATGAGGAAAATGGCAGAAAAAGCCAGACTTGGACCGAATGTGACAAACCATAGCGGTCGCAAAACCATGATTTAG